In one Acidimicrobiia bacterium genomic region, the following are encoded:
- a CDS encoding OsmC family protein, with amino-acid sequence MSATQHTYSVTCSWTGSTAVGYEAYDRSHRGTASPAAATLDLSSDPVFRGDPKLLNPEQLLVLAAASCQLLSFLAVASKARVDVVGYVDEAHGVMPEDPRPMRITRIELRPRITVRTDVSEERLRHLCEVAHDECFIANSLTTEIVLEPEFVFAD; translated from the coding sequence ATGAGTGCCACCCAGCACACGTATTCGGTCACCTGCTCGTGGACCGGTTCGACCGCGGTTGGCTACGAAGCGTATGACCGCAGTCACCGCGGCACTGCGTCGCCCGCCGCCGCGACGCTCGACCTGAGCTCCGATCCGGTCTTCCGGGGGGACCCGAAGTTGCTGAACCCAGAGCAGCTGCTCGTACTCGCGGCGGCCTCATGTCAGCTGCTGTCGTTCCTCGCGGTGGCCTCGAAGGCACGCGTCGATGTCGTCGGCTACGTGGACGAAGCCCACGGCGTCATGCCCGAGGATCCTCGGCCGATGCGAATCACGCGCATCGAGCTCCGCCCTCGCATCACCGTGCGCACTGACGTGAGCGAAGAGCGTCTCCGACACCTGTGCGAGGTGGCCCACGACGAGTGCTTCATCGCCAACAGCCTCACGACCGAGATCGTCCTCGAACCCGAGTTCGTGTTCGCGGACTGA
- a CDS encoding class I SAM-dependent methyltransferase: MTSEHERTNREFWDADADDYQAAHAEQIARNGWGVWGRPETELALFGDVTGLDVLEYGCGGAQRSIPLAHDGAHVVALDQSWSQLAHATRNVSTAAQSILLVCASGESLPLADGSFDLVFCDHGAMSFCDPERSVPEVARVLRSGGRLIFNKATILYALCYDEKKERQVARLQRPYFGSRISYFGEGTVDFQIPYGEWIRLFRTNGLIVEDLLEIQPPADASTTYNDFVPLEWARQWPAEEIWVVRKQ; encoded by the coding sequence GTGACGTCCGAGCACGAGCGGACGAACCGCGAGTTCTGGGACGCCGACGCCGACGACTACCAGGCGGCGCACGCGGAGCAGATCGCTCGCAATGGTTGGGGCGTGTGGGGGCGCCCCGAGACCGAGCTCGCGCTCTTCGGCGACGTCACGGGCCTCGACGTGCTCGAGTACGGGTGCGGCGGTGCACAGCGCTCGATCCCGCTTGCGCACGACGGTGCCCATGTGGTGGCGCTGGATCAGTCTTGGTCCCAGCTCGCACATGCAACCCGGAATGTCTCGACCGCCGCCCAATCCATCCTGTTGGTGTGTGCGAGCGGCGAGTCGCTCCCGCTCGCCGACGGCTCATTCGATCTTGTGTTCTGCGACCACGGGGCGATGTCGTTCTGCGACCCGGAACGTTCTGTCCCTGAAGTGGCACGCGTGCTGCGTTCAGGAGGACGGCTGATCTTCAACAAGGCCACGATCCTCTACGCACTCTGCTACGACGAAAAGAAGGAGCGACAGGTCGCCCGCTTGCAGCGTCCGTACTTTGGGAGTCGCATCTCTTACTTCGGCGAGGGCACCGTCGACTTCCAGATCCCATATGGCGAGTGGATCCGATTGTTTCGGACGAACGGTCTCATCGTCGAGGATCTGCTCGAGATTCAGCCGCCTGCTGATGCTTCCACCACGTACAACGACTTCGTACCGCTCGAATGGGCGCGGCAGTGGCCAGCCGAGGAGATCTGGGTGGTGCGCAAGCAATGA
- a CDS encoding alpha/beta hydrolase, protein MSATAVLVHGAWHGAWCWEKVVPLLDRAGIPSIAFDLPGHGDSSAPLTDLAGDAAALRAVLDTVDDAVVCGHSFGGAVVSEGAAGHPAARHLVFLAAFPLAPGESLAHAAVDDATREDGASELVNAMRSHEDGTFTLDPEQAIRGLYADCEPDDAAKAVARLGPQAIAELRSVATRAAWHDIPSTYVICTRDRAVGPGLQRVLARRCTRTIEWPTSHSPFLSRPELVADLLIELAGP, encoded by the coding sequence GTGAGCGCGACGGCAGTCCTCGTGCACGGTGCGTGGCACGGGGCTTGGTGCTGGGAGAAGGTCGTGCCGCTGCTCGACCGCGCCGGCATCCCCTCGATCGCCTTCGACCTGCCGGGTCACGGCGACAGCTCGGCACCACTGACCGATCTGGCCGGCGACGCCGCGGCGTTGCGAGCCGTGCTCGACACGGTCGACGACGCGGTCGTGTGCGGGCACTCGTTCGGTGGCGCCGTCGTGAGCGAGGGCGCCGCCGGCCATCCCGCGGCACGCCACCTCGTGTTCCTCGCCGCCTTCCCGCTCGCGCCGGGCGAGTCCCTCGCGCACGCGGCCGTGGATGACGCCACACGCGAGGACGGAGCATCCGAGCTCGTCAACGCCATGCGCTCCCATGAGGACGGCACCTTCACGCTGGACCCCGAACAGGCAATCCGTGGTCTGTACGCGGACTGCGAGCCCGACGATGCAGCCAAGGCCGTGGCTCGCCTCGGTCCGCAGGCAATCGCCGAGCTCCGCAGTGTGGCCACCCGGGCGGCTTGGCACGACATCCCCAGCACGTACGTGATCTGCACGCGGGACCGAGCCGTCGGTCCAGGGCTCCAAAGGGTGCTCGCGCGCCGCTGTACCCGTACGATCGAGTGGCCGACGAGTCACTCTCCATTCCTCTCTCGACCCGAGCTCGTGGCCGACCTGCTGATCGAGCTGGCCGGGCCCTGA
- a CDS encoding lytic transglycosylase domain-containing protein, which produces MVLGVGLAAVAAAGAGAQAPTPPTAPAEGAGLLPGLDARLVGVGLEYATSSGDLTALRAAQVRLDALVAEQAALHVRQLELEQRLTFLTNAQQKAARDLIAAELNLDRLTALVYMKGNTGWSTTPFLAIEDAFAAERVDQIGTTLTAELVAAQERARILRKQASAFAAKVATQRVEADTRLLQVEVVELPGAQREVQALSVSAAATLAGASVNGLGIPLATIDAYLRAEASLARERPECALQWWMLAGIGRVESNHGRYGGAQPGLRGNVTPRIVGIPLDGSPGIAAIHDTDDGTWDGDATWDRAVGPMQFIPSTWRRYAVDGNGDRASDPNNLYDAATGAGRYLCSAAGHLGNDGSLTRAYLAYNHSDVYAARVLELARGYQALGLPPPVA; this is translated from the coding sequence ATGGTGCTCGGTGTCGGGCTCGCGGCCGTCGCTGCGGCCGGTGCGGGTGCGCAGGCCCCGACGCCGCCAACCGCTCCGGCGGAAGGCGCGGGTCTGCTCCCCGGTCTCGACGCCCGACTCGTCGGTGTCGGCCTCGAGTACGCGACGTCGTCCGGGGACCTCACCGCGCTTCGAGCGGCGCAGGTGCGTCTCGACGCACTGGTTGCCGAGCAAGCGGCGCTGCACGTCCGTCAGCTCGAGTTGGAGCAGCGCCTCACCTTCCTCACGAACGCGCAGCAGAAGGCGGCGCGCGACCTGATCGCGGCGGAGCTCAACCTCGATCGCTTGACCGCGCTCGTCTACATGAAGGGCAACACCGGTTGGTCGACGACCCCCTTCCTCGCGATCGAGGATGCATTCGCGGCGGAACGGGTCGACCAGATCGGAACGACGCTGACGGCCGAGCTTGTCGCGGCCCAGGAGCGCGCCCGCATCCTGCGGAAGCAAGCGTCCGCGTTCGCCGCCAAGGTGGCCACCCAACGGGTCGAGGCCGACACGCGGCTCCTCCAAGTCGAGGTCGTCGAGCTGCCGGGAGCCCAGCGCGAGGTTCAGGCGCTCAGCGTGAGCGCGGCCGCCACCCTGGCTGGAGCGTCCGTGAACGGACTCGGCATCCCTCTGGCAACGATCGACGCGTACCTGCGCGCCGAAGCTTCGCTGGCCCGGGAGCGTCCCGAGTGTGCGCTCCAGTGGTGGATGCTCGCGGGCATCGGGCGCGTGGAGTCCAACCACGGCCGGTATGGAGGAGCGCAACCCGGTCTGCGCGGGAACGTGACGCCGCGGATCGTCGGGATCCCGCTCGATGGTTCCCCTGGCATCGCGGCGATCCACGACACCGACGACGGCACATGGGACGGTGACGCGACCTGGGATCGAGCGGTCGGCCCGATGCAGTTCATCCCGTCGACGTGGCGGCGGTATGCGGTCGACGGCAACGGCGACCGTGCCAGCGACCCGAACAACCTCTACGACGCGGCCACGGGCGCGGGCAGGTACCTGTGTTCCGCGGCGGGGCATCTTGGCAACGACGGCTCGTTGACCCGGGCGTACCTCGCGTACAACCACTCCGACGTGTACGCCGCGCGAGTCCTCGAGCTCGCGCGTGGCTATCAGGCGCTCGGGCTTCCGCCCCCGGTCGCATAG
- a CDS encoding amidohydrolase family protein → MHLDDMILVSVDDHVVEPPDLFERHLPAKYKDFAPHVVHRESDGADVWQFMEMQLPNVGLNAVAGRPLDEYGMDPTSFDELREGCFNIEKRVLDMNANGLLGSLCFPSLPGFAGRLFGNLEDKVAACILTEAYNDWHIDEWCGTFPGRFIPLAVPMIWDPEATAAEIRRVAKKGCHAITLPENPVPLGLPSFHTDHWDPVWQACVDEGTVACMHIGSSSKLAITAPDAPFDVTIVLQPMNIVQCAADLTHSPIWKKFPDLRVALSEGGIGWIPYFLERLDHSYKTHRAWTHADFGNQMPSEFFLEHVILCFITDPVGLKLVRDHIGVDHVTVEIDYPHSDTTWPRAPERIMAECTDAGLTDDEINKITHLNAMREFSYDPFSVLPREECTVKALRAGAIGVDTEPKAMARPRV, encoded by the coding sequence GTGCACCTCGACGACATGATCCTCGTCAGCGTCGACGACCACGTGGTCGAGCCGCCCGACCTCTTCGAACGACACCTCCCCGCCAAGTACAAGGACTTCGCACCCCACGTCGTACACCGCGAATCCGACGGCGCCGACGTGTGGCAGTTCATGGAGATGCAGCTGCCCAACGTCGGCCTGAACGCGGTCGCCGGTCGACCGCTCGACGAGTACGGCATGGACCCCACGTCGTTCGACGAGCTGCGCGAGGGCTGCTTCAACATCGAGAAGCGCGTCCTCGACATGAACGCGAACGGCCTTCTCGGCTCGTTGTGCTTCCCGTCGCTCCCCGGCTTCGCCGGGCGCCTGTTCGGCAACCTCGAGGACAAGGTCGCGGCGTGCATCCTCACCGAGGCGTACAACGACTGGCACATCGACGAATGGTGCGGCACGTTCCCCGGCCGGTTCATCCCGCTCGCAGTGCCGATGATCTGGGACCCCGAGGCGACGGCGGCAGAGATCCGGCGCGTCGCGAAGAAGGGCTGCCACGCGATCACCCTGCCCGAGAACCCCGTGCCGCTCGGCCTGCCGAGCTTCCACACCGACCACTGGGACCCGGTCTGGCAGGCATGCGTGGACGAGGGCACCGTCGCGTGCATGCACATCGGGTCGTCGTCGAAGCTCGCGATCACCGCACCAGACGCGCCGTTCGACGTGACGATCGTGCTCCAGCCGATGAACATCGTGCAGTGCGCGGCCGATCTCACGCACTCGCCGATCTGGAAGAAGTTTCCCGATCTGCGCGTGGCGCTCTCCGAGGGTGGCATCGGGTGGATCCCCTACTTCTTGGAGCGGCTGGACCACTCCTACAAGACGCACCGCGCATGGACCCACGCGGACTTCGGCAACCAGATGCCGAGTGAGTTCTTCCTCGAGCACGTCATCCTGTGCTTCATCACCGACCCGGTCGGCCTGAAGCTGGTGCGCGACCACATCGGCGTCGACCACGTCACCGTCGAGATCGACTACCCGCACTCCGACACCACGTGGCCGCGTGCTCCCGAGCGCATCATGGCTGAGTGCACCGACGCCGGGCTCACGGACGACGAGATCAACAAGATCACGCACCTCAACGCCATGCGGGAGTTCTCCTACGACCCGTTCTCGGTGCTCCCCCGCGAGGAGTGCACCGTCAAGGCGCTGCGCGCCGGTGCGATCGGGGTCGACACCGAGCCCAAGGCGATGGCCCGGCCGCGAGTGTGA
- a CDS encoding amidohydrolase family protein yields MSEQPFDLIVRGGTVVDGTGAPARTADVGVRAGRVVAVGELDAGAERELDADGLLITPGFVDVHTHYDAQLHWDPTASPASWHGVTTLLTGNCGFTIAPSKPEDLPWLLQMLSRVEGMSSDALSEGVTFKGGSLGDFLAGLEGRVGVNVGANVGHCAVRRHVMSDDASERVATDDEVAAMQVLVRDALADGAVGFTSSQLELHVAHDGRGVPSNYASPDELVALASVLAERGRGSIEFIPRTFLNGYDDDDRELMLAMARASGRPVHVNTLTMMPHAPDGWSRSLEFAETAAGDGLEIHPMFASNRQGAHFSLGSTFLFDEMPSFRDTLTLPSPAREERLRDPALREQMRGEIADPRGRSFVFVWQVLKVEQVVKPENERWLEKSVSDVAEATGADPLDAFLDLSLDEGLETQFVLAGPPSRSRQEAVERMIRSPVMMAGSSDGGAHLLSFCGADYTTRLLTEWVPEVLSLEEAIARITSIPARATGIEGRGVLAEGMAADILLIERDRLSTPDAPRYVRDFPANSGRYVVDAEGYRAVIVNGEVLLDEGVWTGATPGEVLRG; encoded by the coding sequence GTGAGCGAGCAGCCGTTCGACCTGATCGTCCGCGGCGGTACCGTCGTCGACGGCACCGGTGCGCCAGCGCGCACGGCCGACGTCGGAGTTCGCGCTGGGCGCGTCGTCGCGGTCGGAGAGCTCGACGCCGGGGCGGAGCGAGAGCTCGACGCAGACGGCCTCCTTATCACCCCCGGATTCGTCGACGTGCACACGCATTACGACGCACAGCTTCATTGGGACCCGACCGCGTCCCCCGCGTCATGGCACGGGGTGACCACACTCCTCACCGGCAACTGCGGGTTCACCATCGCGCCGTCGAAGCCCGAAGACCTCCCGTGGTTGCTCCAGATGCTGAGTCGGGTCGAAGGGATGTCGTCGGACGCGCTCAGCGAAGGGGTCACGTTCAAGGGCGGGAGCCTCGGCGACTTCCTCGCGGGACTCGAGGGTCGGGTCGGTGTGAACGTGGGCGCCAACGTCGGACATTGCGCCGTCCGCCGCCACGTGATGAGCGACGACGCATCCGAGCGCGTGGCCACCGACGATGAGGTCGCGGCGATGCAGGTCCTCGTGCGCGACGCGCTGGCCGACGGCGCGGTGGGGTTCACGTCGTCGCAGCTCGAGCTCCACGTGGCCCACGACGGCCGCGGCGTGCCGTCGAACTACGCGTCGCCTGATGAGCTCGTGGCGCTGGCGTCCGTGCTCGCGGAGCGGGGTCGAGGGTCGATCGAGTTCATCCCCCGAACGTTCCTCAACGGCTACGACGATGACGACCGCGAGCTGATGCTCGCGATGGCGCGGGCGTCGGGCCGACCGGTCCACGTGAACACGTTGACGATGATGCCGCACGCACCCGACGGTTGGTCACGGAGTCTCGAGTTCGCGGAGACGGCGGCAGGGGACGGCCTCGAGATCCACCCGATGTTCGCGAGCAACCGGCAAGGGGCGCACTTCTCGCTCGGCTCGACGTTCCTGTTCGACGAGATGCCGAGCTTCCGCGACACGCTCACGCTCCCCTCCCCCGCCCGCGAGGAGCGGCTGCGCGACCCGGCACTGCGCGAGCAGATGCGCGGCGAGATCGCCGACCCGCGCGGCCGATCGTTCGTGTTCGTGTGGCAGGTGCTCAAGGTCGAGCAGGTCGTGAAGCCAGAGAACGAGCGCTGGCTCGAAAAGTCAGTGAGCGACGTTGCCGAGGCAACCGGCGCCGACCCCCTCGACGCCTTCCTCGACCTCTCGCTCGACGAAGGGCTCGAGACACAGTTCGTGCTGGCCGGCCCACCCAGCCGCTCGCGCCAGGAGGCGGTCGAGCGGATGATCCGGTCGCCGGTCATGATGGCCGGCTCGTCCGATGGTGGCGCGCACCTCCTCTCGTTCTGCGGCGCCGACTACACGACGCGACTGCTGACCGAGTGGGTGCCCGAAGTCCTGAGCCTCGAGGAGGCCATCGCTCGCATCACGTCGATCCCGGCACGCGCGACCGGCATCGAAGGGCGCGGCGTACTCGCCGAGGGTATGGCCGCTGACATCCTCCTCATCGAGCGGGACCGATTGAGCACGCCCGATGCGCCGCGCTACGTGCGCGACTTCCCTGCCAACTCGGGTCGCTACGTCGTGGACGCCGAGGGCTACCGCGCCGTCATCGTCAACGGTGAGGTACTCCTCGACGAGGGCGTGTGGACGGGCGCGACGCCCGGCGAGGTACTCCGGGGCTGA
- a CDS encoding amidohydrolase family protein — protein sequence MTQASANDYIVDADGHVCEPADLWERNLPADLADRGIRLRWNESTGYDECHVEDGMATDRGLVGLGNAGESFDDFGRGRHYEELNPAGFDPRERVKVLDAEEIDLSVMYPGLGLKLGGIKDPELAVWSCKVYNDWLAEWCATAPDRLKGAGALPLQDPKAAADEARRVRELGLVGTFVRPNAYNDKPFHHYDYTPVWEALEETNLPLGLHIAGLADMPGASLAMRHLMAPGTHHALIPVIDQMMTLSNLVYGGVLERHPTLKVVVLESGGGWIAHWMDRLNEFEESYRWAAAPMSLSPEEYFKRQCWISFDPGERTPGPLAALVGTDRYIWASDFPHNDAKYPGVVDELREHNDDLPDDARKGLYGLNALEMYGIPLPT from the coding sequence ATGACACAAGCGTCAGCCAACGACTACATCGTCGATGCCGACGGGCATGTTTGCGAGCCCGCCGACCTCTGGGAGAGGAACCTCCCCGCCGATCTGGCGGATCGCGGCATCCGGCTGCGCTGGAACGAGAGCACCGGGTACGACGAGTGCCATGTGGAGGACGGCATGGCCACCGACCGCGGCCTCGTCGGCCTCGGCAACGCGGGCGAGAGCTTCGATGACTTCGGGCGCGGCCGGCACTACGAGGAGCTGAACCCGGCGGGCTTTGACCCTCGCGAGCGCGTGAAGGTTCTCGACGCCGAAGAGATCGACCTGTCCGTGATGTACCCCGGACTCGGTCTCAAGCTCGGCGGCATCAAAGACCCAGAGCTCGCGGTGTGGTCGTGCAAGGTCTACAACGACTGGCTCGCCGAGTGGTGCGCCACCGCGCCCGACCGTCTCAAGGGTGCCGGCGCGCTTCCGCTCCAGGACCCGAAGGCGGCCGCAGACGAAGCCCGCCGAGTGCGCGAGCTCGGACTCGTCGGCACGTTCGTGCGACCGAACGCGTACAACGACAAGCCGTTCCACCACTACGACTACACACCGGTGTGGGAGGCGCTCGAGGAGACGAACCTCCCGCTCGGACTGCACATCGCCGGGCTCGCCGATATGCCCGGCGCGTCACTCGCGATGCGCCACCTCATGGCACCCGGCACGCACCACGCACTGATTCCTGTGATCGACCAGATGATGACGCTGTCGAACCTCGTGTACGGCGGCGTGCTCGAGCGGCACCCCACGCTCAAGGTGGTGGTGCTCGAAAGCGGCGGCGGTTGGATCGCACACTGGATGGACCGCCTCAACGAGTTCGAGGAGAGCTACCGGTGGGCCGCGGCCCCGATGTCGCTGTCGCCCGAGGAGTACTTCAAGCGCCAGTGCTGGATCAGCTTCGATCCCGGCGAGCGGACGCCCGGGCCACTCGCCGCGCTGGTCGGTACCGACCGATACATCTGGGCGTCGGACTTCCCGCACAACGACGCGAAGTACCCGGGGGTGGTCGACGAGCTGCGCGAGCACAACGACGACCTGCCTGACGACGCCCGCAAGGGTCTTTACGGCCTGAACGCGCTCGAGATGTACGGCATCCCCCTCCCTACGTGA
- a CDS encoding SDR family NAD(P)-dependent oxidoreductase, producing MDDPRTAIVTGAGSGIGAAIGTELGRLGWRVALGGRRVERLEETAAAVRAAGGEPFVHALDVSDPDSAATFFAATEEAVGPVDVLINNAAVATPGWFHEVPVGALQREVATNLLGPILMSRLAITSLRARNARGDVVFITSDATRNPRPRLTTYSATKAGVETLAHTLSLELEGTGIRSITVRVGPTLSEFGFGWPMDELEDLMSYWPRFGLGRHAHVLDAEAVAHAVIVAVSAPPGVLLDTIEVQPQPPVGDYGPAQALERPGS from the coding sequence GTGGACGACCCGCGGACAGCCATCGTGACCGGCGCGGGCTCGGGCATCGGCGCCGCGATCGGCACCGAGCTCGGGCGGCTCGGGTGGCGAGTCGCGCTCGGGGGCCGCCGCGTGGAGCGACTCGAGGAGACAGCCGCCGCGGTGCGCGCTGCAGGCGGTGAGCCATTCGTGCACGCGCTCGACGTGTCCGACCCGGACTCGGCGGCCACGTTCTTCGCCGCCACCGAGGAGGCCGTCGGACCGGTTGACGTGCTGATCAACAACGCCGCAGTCGCCACCCCGGGTTGGTTCCATGAGGTACCGGTCGGCGCCCTGCAACGGGAGGTCGCGACCAACCTGCTTGGTCCGATCCTCATGTCGCGACTTGCGATCACGTCGTTGCGTGCACGCAACGCCCGCGGTGACGTGGTGTTCATCACGTCGGACGCGACGCGAAACCCTCGCCCTCGCCTCACCACTTACTCCGCTACCAAGGCCGGCGTCGAAACCCTCGCCCACACGCTCTCGCTTGAGCTCGAAGGTACCGGGATCCGCTCGATCACGGTTCGCGTCGGGCCGACGTTGAGCGAGTTCGGGTTCGGGTGGCCGATGGACGAGCTCGAGGACCTGATGAGCTATTGGCCGCGCTTCGGTCTCGGGCGCCACGCCCATGTGCTCGATGCGGAGGCGGTAGCGCACGCCGTCATCGTCGCCGTCAGCGCGCCACCCGGCGTGCTGCTCGACACGATCGAGGTGCAACCCCAACCCCCGGTCGGCGATTACGGCCCCGCGCAGGCCTTGGAGCGCCCGGGAAGTTGA
- a CDS encoding TetR family transcriptional regulator yields MSSEVVALDGRALGKRGAATRRRLLDATATLLETRGVRDLRVVDIAREVGTSPATFYQYFRDVEEAVLALAAEVGEDLAPIGELLARPWQGSHGLASARELVDAFVGYWDMHRAVLRTRNLAAQEGDQRFRAVRNDALRPLREGLAAKVEEAQKSGRVSSELTPMAAAAALAAMMERMAAFHLDLELWGVERRDLVETTARIIYQTVTGSSG; encoded by the coding sequence GTGAGCTCGGAAGTGGTCGCGCTCGACGGGCGCGCACTCGGAAAGAGAGGCGCGGCCACCAGACGGCGCTTACTGGATGCCACCGCCACGCTGCTGGAGACACGGGGCGTACGCGACCTTCGGGTGGTCGACATCGCGCGCGAGGTCGGAACGTCTCCCGCGACCTTCTACCAGTACTTCCGAGATGTGGAGGAGGCCGTGCTCGCGCTTGCGGCCGAGGTGGGGGAGGATCTCGCGCCGATCGGCGAGCTGCTCGCTCGACCTTGGCAGGGGAGTCACGGGCTCGCAAGCGCGCGGGAGCTCGTCGACGCGTTCGTCGGCTACTGGGACATGCACCGTGCGGTGCTACGCACGCGCAACCTCGCGGCTCAAGAGGGTGACCAACGCTTCCGTGCGGTCCGGAATGACGCGCTCCGGCCGTTGCGCGAAGGACTCGCGGCGAAGGTGGAGGAGGCGCAGAAATCGGGTCGGGTGTCGTCGGAGCTCACACCGATGGCCGCGGCCGCTGCGCTCGCCGCCATGATGGAGCGCATGGCCGCGTTTCACCTCGACCTCGAGCTCTGGGGTGTCGAACGACGAGATCTCGTCGAGACGACGGCCCGGATCATCTACCAGACGGTCACTGGCTCGTCGGGCTGA